One Gadus morhua chromosome 13, gadMor3.0, whole genome shotgun sequence genomic window carries:
- the LOC115557312 gene encoding GDP-L-fucose synthase has product MASQNGSVLMRVLVTGGSGLIGKAIEQVVMRDGEKREGEQWIFISSKDADLLDLEQTRAVFEKHRPTHVIHLAAKVGGLYLQMRENLHFLRDNLRINDNVLWTAHEMGVTKVVSCLSSCIFPDKTTYPIDETMIHLGPPHESNYGYSYAKRMIDVQNRAYFAQYGHRYTAVIPTNVFGPHDNFNEAEGHVLTAIMNKTYKAKRNNTTLNVWGSGKPLRQFIYSMDIGRLMVWVLREYDEVDPIILSVGEEDEVSIRQAVEMIAEALEFKGKIEYDTSLSDGQLKKTANNAKLRRYLPDFTFTPFREAVKLTCDWFVKNYDHART; this is encoded by the exons ATGGCTTCGCAGAACGGGAGCGTTCTAATGCGCGTGCTTGTTACCGGAGGTTCGGGTTTGATCGGCAAAGCCATCGAGCAGGTGGTGATGAGAGACGGCGAGAAACGTGAGGGAGAGCAGTGGATTTTCATTTCGTCTAAGGATGCCGATCTCTT GGATCTTGAGCAGACCAGGGCTGTGTTTGAGAAGCATCGGCCCACTCACGTCATCCACCTCGCGGCCAAAGTCGGGGGGCTCTATCTACAAATGCGAGAGAATCTGCATTTCCTG AGAGACAACCTCAGGATAAACGACAACGTGCTTTGGACGGCCCATGAGATGGGGGTCACCAAGGTGGTGTCCTGTCTGTCCAGCTGCATCTTCCCTGACAAAACCACCTACCCCATCGACGAGACCATG ATCCACCTTGGCCCTCCGCATGAGTCCAACTACGGCTACTCCTACGCCAAGAGGATGATTGATGTGCAGAACAG AGCGTACTTTGCCCAGTATGGTCATAGATACACGGCAGTCATCCCCACCAATGTGTTCGGGCCACATGACAATTTCAATGAGGCAGAAGGACACGTGCTTACAGCTATTATGAATAAGACATACAAAGCCAAGC GGAATAACACAACCCTGAATGTGTGGGGCTCTGGCAAACCCCTGAGACAGTTCATCTACTCCATG GACATTGGCCGACTGATGGTCTGGGTGCTGCGGGAATACGATGAAGTCGATCCCATTATCCTCTCTG TGGGCGAAGAGGATGAGGTGTCGATTCGACAGGCTGTGGAAATGATTGCAGAGGCACTGGAATTCAAGGGCAAGATAGAA TATGATACCAGCTTGTCCGATGGCCAATTGAAGAAGACAGCCAACAATGCCAAGCTGAGACGCTACCTTCCAGACTTCACCTTCACACCATTCAGAGAAG CCGTCAAATTGACCTGTGACTGGTTTGTGAAGAACTACGATCATGCCCGTACGTAG